The sequence AGTGGATAGCATCCAGAAAGCTTTGCATGTTTTCCAGAGGCTCTCGCAATCGCGCGAGGAAAATGAACATTGTTGCAACCTCACTCATGTTGCGCGTTATCATGACACAGCCAGCTGGACCTGCTGTATAAACAAGGAATTGTAATGCTCCTCTCAGTATTGAAAGAGCGGCGGGATGTTGACTGGAATTCAAGCGGGCGTCAACGGTGTTTTGAAACCGGGTGATCTCCTGCTCCAGACGGCCGAAGCAAATCACTGTACGCCAGTTAAAAATAGAGCCACGACAGGCCTCCTTTTCCCTTCTGATGCTATCACGATATATCTTCCATCTATTATGTCGTTGGGACCGGAGCTTTCCTGAGAGGAAGATATAGGAGCCCATGATCACTGCAAAGGACACTGCTGCCCGGCTGCCAAGTTGGTAGTATATGGAAGTGAATGTCAAAATAGTATCGGAAAGTACGGGAATAAGCATAAAAATTGTTAGTGATATAACTGCCTCAAAACAGCCGACGTCCGATATCACATCCGACAGGGTGGCGAGGTCCCAAGCTTCATCAAACTCACTTGGGAAACTCATGACTTTGGCAAAGGTATTAATTTTCAATCTGCGGTCCCAATAATGCTCTAGTGGAAGCAGCAGATATGTCCTAACACTCGCGATTAAATATCCGGGTTCAAGGAAGTGAAGGAATGCAAGATGATAGATCTCCTCAGGTAAGTCTGTTGATGGTTAGCCCAAGAAAACCAATACACCCTAACAGAAGAGAAAAATGAAACATACTGCTTGATTTGCTTAGTCTGCTCATAATCTGCCCAACCCTCAATGGCATCAGAACATTCAGAGCCCGTTCAGCCAGCAAGCACATCCCAACTCCAAGGAGTCGTAGTTGGAGCCTTGGTTGTCCCGCTGGCCAGGCATTCGTCTGGAGCAATTACAAGGGGGAATTAGCAGCTTTCAGGTAACACACTAATCAGGGTTGACATAACGAACCCAGAAGAAAATGGTACGTCTGCGCCATGGTGTGAGTCGCTCCTTTGCGTTGAaagaatgccaccaagaccccAAGGTGTCAGGAGCTCGTTGGTTCGGAGTATCATTATTCCCTAACTTTGGTTCTCTTGTCGGCATGTCTCGGGTTCCCCAAGACGTCTTGAGCCACAACGAGTTAGTCCATAGGCGCCATTTGCCAAGTGAGGAGCGTAGAGCTTACAACATGAAGTGTACACGCCGCATAGACCTTGAGAATACCGTGAAAATAGCCAAACAAGACGGAAATTGGTATCAAGGCAATATCGGATGGGTTTCGCTTGAAATATCCTAAGAATTTGATGACCTTAGTGAGAAACATCCAAAGGAGGAGCAACCGCAATGCCCATCGATGCGCGACAGGGTCGTTCTCCGTTGCCCTGTGGCACAGCCATATTAATGCAGATTCAACAAGGAATGCTGGTGGCGAAAGGGTTATTAGAAAAACAGCATAGGTGCTGTAGGCGTGCCTCCTGTTTAAAGGCCGGTTAGTTTGTGAGCTACTGTATCTCGTTCCGAACTGACCTCCAGATAAACCGCTCGCAGAACAAGCTGCGCAGGTTGCTTCTCCAATTGCTTCGAGACCAGCGGAGACACTGTTTCAGATACCCCCAATTATCCTTAAGTGTTGTCAAAACTAGGGCTTCTGGATGATATTGAAAATGCATGTCCCAGAAGTGCGAATCCAGCCAACGTGTGATAAAATTATCGTCATCAGGCTGGAGTTGTTTGCCCTGCCAAGTTTCGCCCCCAAAGGCGTCAAGGAATTCGGGGCCCTGCAGAATCTCAGAGCGATATGCGGCAGTTCGCCCGGAAATACATGGCATCCCTCCGTCCATATAAGTTGTTGCAGCACAGTCAAAGTTCCTTCGCTCAAGATACAATGCCCCAAGGAAACTCCAGACGCGCCGCCACAGGCCCTGCAGCGGATCATGCTGAAGACGCTGACATGTACCAACTCCCCccatcttctctctcttgaACGGCGCGAGTATCCATTTGAGAAGATGAGGAGATTCCCAGATAACATCATCATCTGCGAGCACAGTGATATCAGTTGCAACAAGCTGAATTCCTGCCACCAACTGCCTTCTTTTACCACATTGTTGCACCGTGGCTACCTGGAGTTCAACCCAACAGGGTCTGACCATCCCCATCACCTCTTCGGCCACGCCC is a genomic window of Coccidioides posadasii str. Silveira chromosome 3, complete sequence containing:
- a CDS encoding uncharacterized protein (CAZy:GT2_Glyco_tranf_2_3~EggNog:ENOG41KOG0056~COG:Q~TransMembrane:8 (o6-26i305-329o341-362i369-389o459-480i501-525o571-591i598-616o)) produces the protein MMSFHLWAFWLIFCYRYVRLIVNLWAYHRLKPIPPPGPLGPADVTVVIPCLNIDRQRLAETLKSILKNDPQKVILVTVKEEQGVAEEVMGMVRPCWVELQVATVQQCGKRRQLVAGIQLVATDITVLADDDVIWESPHLLKWILAPFKREKMGGVGTCQRLQHDPLQGLWRRVWSFLGALYLERRNFDCAATTYMDGGMPCISGRTAAYRSEILQGPEFLDAFGGETWQGKQLQPDDDNFITRWLDSHFWDMHFQYHPEALVLTTLKDNWGYLKQCLRWSRSNWRSNLRSLFCERFIWRRHAYSTYAVFLITLSPPAFLVESALIWLCHRATENDPVAHRWALRLLLLWMFLTKVIKFLGYFKRNPSDIALIPISVLFGYFHGILKVYAACTLHVTSWGTRDMPTREPKLGNNDTPNQRAPDTLGSWWHSFNAKERLTPWRRRTIFFWTNAWPAGQPRLQLRLLGVGMCLLAERALNVLMPLRVGQIMSRLSKSSNLPEEIYHLAFLHFLEPGYLIASVRTYLLLPLEHYWDRRLKINTFAKVMSFPSEFDEAWDLATLSDVISDVGCFEAVISLTIFMLIPVLSDTILTFTSIYYQLGSRAAVSFAVIMGSYIFLSGKLRSQRHNRWKIYRDSIRREKEACRGSIFNWRTVICFGRLEQEITRFQNTVDARLNSSQHPAALSILRGALQFLVYTAGPAGCVMITRNMSEVATMFIFLARLREPLENMQSFLDAIHLELAKVDSLIEISEKETSVCYQRQKVLLVNQGNTHWSIEFKSVDFSYNKQCQVLEGLSFRVPGGETIAFVGESGSGKSTILNLLLQLHFPQRGSIQINESDISESQKEGITFVPQKPSFFSDRSIMENLKYANSNVEDAEIRKICHSLLIHDRIQRCPEGYNTRYQDAMFSGGEQQRLAIARALTRDARIFLLDELTNSQDNKTASCILDVLKSRANGRTTILVSEIKNVHRIFFLNKGRVVEQGKHEELVDLKGQYYKLWSIQQQAGE